In Leclercia sp. LSNIH1, the genomic stretch TGAGTATTGCCCGGATACCCAGGAGCACGTTTTACTATCACCTCAGGGCGCTCCGGTCTCCGGGTAAATACGATGAAATAAATCGTCGAATCAGCGAGATATATGATGAAAACCAGGGCCGCTATGGCTATCGACGGGTAACGCTGGCACTCAGAAGAGAGGGGGAAGTAATCAACCATAAGGTGGTTCAACGCCTGATGAATGCTCTTGAACTTAAAGCAGCAATCAAAGTAAAGCGCTACACCTCCTGGCGTGGCGAACGTGGTTGTGCTGCTGACAATCTCCTGCAACGAAACTTCAAAGCCAGCCGGCCCAATGAAAAATGGGTCACAGATGTCACCGAATTCGCTGTCAACGGCCGCAAACTCTATCTTTCTCCCATCATCGATCTCTTCAATAATGAAGTGATTTCCTACAGTATTTCAGAACGCCCGACAATGCCGATGATTGACGACATGTTGATTAAGGCATTCGCCAGAATGGACGCAAACAGCACGCCAGTCCTTCACTCAGACCAGGGCTGGCAATACCGGCATCAATGGTATCAATATCAGTTGCGGGAGTTTGGGGTTCTGCAAAGTATGTCCCGCAAAGGAAACTGTCTGGATAATGCCTGTGCGGAATGTTTTTTCGGGACGCTAAAATCAGAATGCTATTACACCCGTAAATTCAACGATGTCGACGAACTGAAGGTCGTTCTTGAGGATTATATTCATTACTACAACAATCGCCGCATCAGCCTTAAATTTAACGGACTCAGCCCGGTTGAATATCGCCTGAAAACCTATGGAAGGTGCGAATAAGCAGGTCATTTCTTCCCAAGCTGACTCGCTGATTAAAATTTCGCGGATCTGGGCCGATTTTTTTCCCGCAAACACATCGAATCAGCCTATTTAGGCTATTTTTTCCACCATTTCTGGCGTTATTTCCGGTTTTTACTGAGATCTCTCCCACTGA encodes the following:
- a CDS encoding IS3 family transposase (programmed frameshift), with the translated sequence MPGRKYTLEERLEVVMHYLASDEGYRLTSARFNIPRTQVRIWVAAYDAYGEEGLRPRDKGVSIDPEIRIEAVKAVLSGQISQTQAATKFNVAGASSVAKWLKVYKEHGEEGLRSLKVGTKRVSYMAEHPELIEAAEERSKEPRIHELERKVKRLELRILYLPKAESLSSVREKVRVVDELRQHYPLDQLLSIARIPRSTFYYHLRALRSPGKYDEINRRISEIYDENQGRYGYRRVTLALRREGEVINHKVVQRLMNALELKAAIKVKRYTSWRGERGCAADNLLQRNFKASRPNEKWVTDVTEFAVNGRKLYLSPIIDLFNNEVISYSISERPTMPMIDDMLIKAFARMDANSTPVLHSDQGWQYRHQWYQYQLREFGVLQSMSRKGNCLDNACAECFFGTLKSECYYTRKFNDVDELKVVLEDYIHYYNNRRISLKFNGLSPVEYRLKTYGRCE